The Streptomyces spororaveus genome includes a region encoding these proteins:
- a CDS encoding helix-turn-helix transcriptional regulator, whose product MRCVADETNKRTLPATSWAVLGLLSFGEELSGYDLKKWSDRSLRFFYWSPSFSQIYSELKRLEKAGYASSRMVAQDTGTRDKRVYRITDEGMAAVREWARETPVDPPVLKHGPMLRLWLGHLLEPEQMREVLLQQQEFAEGMRLRAVADAEGAKDGSAWAYPTLTLRWAERYYASERDLAAAMLDDIDELGGSGGPDRPDGPGELP is encoded by the coding sequence CTGCGCTGCGTGGCAGACGAGACGAACAAGCGGACGCTCCCCGCGACCAGCTGGGCGGTGCTCGGGCTGCTCTCCTTCGGGGAGGAGCTCTCCGGTTACGACCTGAAGAAGTGGTCGGACCGGTCTCTGCGCTTCTTCTACTGGAGCCCGTCGTTCAGCCAGATCTACAGCGAGCTCAAGCGGCTGGAGAAGGCCGGCTACGCGTCCTCGCGGATGGTCGCCCAGGACACCGGGACGCGCGACAAGCGGGTCTACCGGATCACGGACGAGGGCATGGCGGCCGTACGGGAGTGGGCCCGCGAGACCCCCGTCGACCCGCCGGTCCTCAAGCACGGACCGATGCTGCGACTGTGGCTGGGGCACCTGCTGGAGCCCGAGCAGATGCGCGAAGTCCTGCTCCAGCAGCAGGAGTTCGCGGAGGGGATGCGCCTGCGCGCGGTCGCCGACGCGGAGGGCGCGAAGGACGGGAGCGCCTGGGCGTACCCGACGCTCACTCTCAGGTGGGCCGAGCGGTACTACGCCTCCGAGCGCGATCTCGCGGCCGCGATGCTCGACGACATCGACGAGCTCGGCGGGTCCGGCGGGCCCGACAGGCCGGACGGTCCCGGCGAGCTTCCGTAG
- a CDS encoding pyridoxamine 5'-phosphate oxidase family protein, producing MTHTSWAVFEQAEPEFAAAVQARFAQYPHHVLATLRKDGSPRAAGLNVDIRGGELWLGMMFGSMKARDLQHDPRFALHTNPGAGEDMPDGDARISGRAVELVDPPELHRYAEETETPHPFHLFYADLTEVVRVRVEGDELVVRSWTPEHGLRTLRRADDDEPPREDHDAL from the coding sequence ATGACGCATACCAGCTGGGCAGTCTTCGAGCAGGCGGAGCCGGAGTTCGCTGCGGCCGTCCAGGCCCGTTTCGCGCAGTATCCGCACCACGTCCTGGCCACCCTGCGCAAGGACGGCTCCCCCCGCGCGGCCGGGCTGAACGTCGACATCCGGGGCGGGGAGCTGTGGCTCGGCATGATGTTCGGCTCGATGAAGGCCAGGGACCTCCAGCACGACCCGCGCTTCGCCCTGCACACCAACCCGGGCGCGGGCGAGGACATGCCGGACGGGGACGCCCGGATCTCCGGGCGCGCGGTGGAGCTCGTGGACCCGCCCGAGCTGCACCGGTACGCGGAGGAGACGGAGACCCCGCACCCCTTCCACCTCTTCTACGCCGACCTGACGGAGGTCGTCCGGGTCCGGGTGGAGGGCGACGAGCTGGTGGTGCGGTCCTGGACCCCGGAGCACGGCCTGCGCACCCTGCGCCGGGCCGACGACGACGAACCGCCGCGCGAGGACCACGACGCTCTCTAG
- a CDS encoding maleylpyruvate isomerase family mycothiol-dependent enzyme: MHKILEFPEVLRLIEDRSAAFRAAIASAPDLDVQVPTCPDWTLRELAQHLGDGRRRQAAIVAAGPGAEPPARTDPKGAPTAPRDREALDAWLAESTSLMLDAMREAGPDRGCWTWWGRSQAPETSEALARHQIQEFAVHTYDVQLTLGAAQPLPTDVAVEGVDEFLTTVSATSVPWPFKPATIDLHATEGGSWRLTLDADGVRCDDLAADAEPGDLVMRGAASELVLYFYDRIPLDSVESTGDTEPMEQLAGWDPNA; this comes from the coding sequence GTGCACAAGATATTGGAGTTCCCCGAGGTCCTGCGGCTGATCGAAGACCGCTCGGCCGCGTTCCGCGCCGCGATCGCGTCCGCCCCCGACCTTGACGTCCAGGTCCCGACCTGCCCGGACTGGACGCTGCGCGAACTGGCGCAGCACCTCGGTGACGGCCGCCGCCGCCAGGCCGCCATCGTCGCGGCGGGCCCGGGCGCCGAGCCCCCGGCGAGGACGGACCCGAAGGGCGCCCCGACCGCGCCCCGCGACCGCGAAGCCCTGGACGCCTGGCTCGCCGAGTCGACCTCACTCATGCTCGACGCGATGCGCGAGGCCGGCCCGGACCGCGGCTGCTGGACCTGGTGGGGCCGCTCGCAGGCCCCGGAGACCAGTGAAGCCCTGGCCCGGCACCAGATCCAGGAGTTCGCCGTCCACACCTACGACGTCCAGCTCACCCTGGGCGCCGCACAGCCGCTGCCGACGGACGTCGCGGTCGAGGGCGTCGACGAGTTCCTGACGACCGTCTCGGCGACGAGCGTCCCCTGGCCGTTCAAGCCGGCGACCATCGACCTGCACGCGACCGAGGGCGGCTCCTGGCGCCTGACCCTCGACGCCGACGGCGTCCGCTGCGACGACCTCGCCGCCGACGCGGAGCCGGGCGACCTGGTGATGCGAGGCGCGGCGAGCGAACTGGTCCTCTACTTCTACGACCGCATCCCGCTCGACAGCGTGGAGAGCACCGGCGACACCGAGCCGATGGAGCAGCTCGCAGGGTGGGACCCGAACGCGTAG
- a CDS encoding VWA domain-containing protein, which produces MTGSAIDLRKVEETAPALVSLYKSAGVSLRKYGMEGGRAAVYLVLDYSGSMKPYYADGSVQALADRVLGLSAHLDDDARVPVVFFSTEVDAVEEISLAGHEGRVTEIASRLGHMGKTAYHAAMDAVIDHYLDSGATAPALVVFQTDGGPINKLAAERYLCKAARLPLFWQFVGFGNTRSTQFDFLRRLDELPVPAQRVVDNAGYFHAGADPRAVPDAELYDRLVGDFPAWLAAARGAGIVRA; this is translated from the coding sequence ATGACGGGCAGTGCGATCGACCTCCGCAAGGTGGAGGAGACGGCTCCGGCACTCGTGAGCCTCTACAAGAGCGCCGGGGTCTCCCTGCGCAAGTACGGCATGGAGGGCGGCCGGGCGGCGGTCTACCTGGTGCTGGACTACTCCGGGTCGATGAAGCCGTACTACGCGGACGGCAGTGTGCAGGCCCTGGCGGACCGGGTGCTGGGGCTGTCCGCGCACCTGGACGACGATGCCCGCGTGCCGGTGGTCTTCTTCTCGACCGAGGTGGACGCGGTGGAGGAGATCTCCCTGGCCGGGCACGAGGGCCGGGTCACCGAGATCGCCTCCCGGCTGGGCCACATGGGCAAGACCGCCTACCACGCGGCGATGGACGCGGTCATCGACCACTACCTGGACTCGGGTGCGACGGCGCCCGCCCTGGTCGTCTTCCAGACCGACGGCGGGCCGATCAACAAGCTCGCGGCGGAGCGGTACCTGTGCAAGGCGGCCCGGCTGCCGCTCTTCTGGCAGTTCGTCGGCTTCGGCAACACGCGCAGCACGCAGTTCGACTTCCTGCGCCGGCTGGACGAGCTGCCGGTTCCGGCGCAGCGGGTAGTGGACAACGCGGGGTACTTCCACGCGGGAGCGGACCCGCGCGCGGTGCCGGACGCCGAGCTCTACGACCGCCTGGTCGGGGATTTCCCGGCCTGGCTGGCGGCGGCACGCGGGGCGGGCATCGTGCGCGCCTGA